The DNA window TGCCGATTTTTTTAGAGAATCCTGCATCGTAGAGCCAGCCCCCGATCACGCCGATCGAGCCGGTGACTGTATTGGGCGCTGCGAGGATCATATCTCCGTACATGCTGATCCAATAACCACCCGATCCGGCAACCTGGCCCTGGCTGACGATTACAGGCTTAGACTTGCTGAATTCTCTAAGCGCTTCGGCCACAACATCACTAGCCATGCCATCACCGCCAGGAGAATCTACACGAAAGACAACTGCCTTGATGTCTTTGTGAATAGCAAGCCGGCGAAATACTTTGTCGAGCCATCTTGCGCGAATACCACTATCCATTGCACATTCACCAAGCCCATACACAATCGCAATCTTAGGCAGCTCACCCCACTGTTCGGTTTGGAGAGAATTTGTAAAAAGATCTCTTCTTTGCAACCTTCCTAATTTGCTGCCATGCATTTCTTCTATGAGTTCCTCTAATTCGGACCAGCGCCCAACCCGATCAACCAACCCCGCTTCTTTCGCCATATCTGCGGTTAAGTACACTTTTTCATTGACCAGAGTATCAAATTGACCACCAGATATATTTCTTGAACGACTAACATCAGAACGAACCAATTCATACCAATCATCGATGTAATCTTGCCTTTGTCGTCTATCCGCATCGGACATCTGCTCGCGGCTTAAAATTTCCACAGCTGACTTATACTCGAAAAATCGCCATTCATCAAAGGCAAGACCTAATTTTTCCAGGGTGCCTTTTAAGAACGTTCGGGACATGGAAAACCCCGGCAGCAATAAACTTCCTTCGGGATCCATCACAACTTGGTCTGCAATACTTGCAAGATGATAGGAACTCATACCGGCATTATCGATAAAGACAATAACCCTTTTGTCTGACTTCTGTGCTGATTTAAGCGCTTCCCTAATTTCCCAGGCATGTTCCGGAAGAATACGCATCCCTGAAAGACTAAGAGCAATGACATTCACACGAGGATCGTTTTTACTAGCCTCAATGTCCTTCAATAATGAAAACAAGGGAAGTGTATTTTGGTCGAACAGTTGATATTTGTGGTACGCGATTCGTCCTTTCATATTAAATGACATATATTTGCGGTTCTTATCCATCAAGATCGGAAAGAGACTTGGCAACATGCCGCCACTTCGAATTGAATATGTGTTAGAATTAAAGTTTTGGTTAGTGTCATAGCGTGATTGTGAAGCCATACCTGCTCGGCCAAAGTTAACCGAAAATCCCAGGGAAAAAGATTTGTTGTCGAAATACCGGCCAACCAGAAACATCCCTTTTGAAATAGCAAGTGCTGCCCCTGTACTATACTTCAAATCTTTGATCTTCTGCCCCTTTTGTAGAGCGGCATCAGAAAAAATTGTCAAAAAAGAGCTGCCAAACGGCCTTAATCCAATATCAACAATGCCTTCCTTATCTTTACTTTGCAAAGAAAAATTTCCGACAAACCCCATCGACAAATATTTGTTTGGGCGAAAAAGCCAACCTGTTGTGATTAATTTATCTCTTCTGATCGATGAACTACTGTTTGACCAGCCATAACTTAAACCAAACGCAGCCCTCTGGTTACC is part of the candidate division KSB1 bacterium genome and encodes:
- a CDS encoding S49 family peptidase codes for the protein MRRFNFLILTATIFLNNNILAGQSLPGYYQRNSFLLTSPGSFGYGLLGFTNPANLAIIPRFESRFDWSTDGTNLSSFKDWGLFLAAKNIGFAAVKQEFGQQSITDFKVSIAEGNQRAAFGLSYGWSNSSSSIRRDKLITTGWLFRPNKYLSMGFVGNFSLQSKDKEGIVDIGLRPFGSSFLTIFSDAALQKGQKIKDLKYSTGAALAISKGMFLVGRYFDNKSFSLGFSVNFGRAGMASQSRYDTNQNFNSNTYSIRSGGMLPSLFPILMDKNRKYMSFNMKGRIAYHKYQLFDQNTLPLFSLLKDIEASKNDPRVNVIALSLSGMRILPEHAWEIREALKSAQKSDKRVIVFIDNAGMSSYHLASIADQVVMDPEGSLLLPGFSMSRTFLKGTLEKLGLAFDEWRFFEYKSAVEILSREQMSDADRRQRQDYIDDWYELVRSDVSRSRNISGGQFDTLVNEKVYLTADMAKEAGLVDRVGRWSELEELIEEMHGSKLGRLQRRDLFTNSLQTEQWGELPKIAIVYGLGECAMDSGIRARWLDKVFRRLAIHKDIKAVVFRVDSPGGDGMASDVVAEALREFSKSKPVIVSQGQVAGSGGYWISMYGDMILAAPNTVTGSIGVIGGWLYDAGFSKKIGMTADIVKRGEHADLWRGIDLPYFGTVPVRNLDPEERKVMESIMKGLYQRFVTKVADGRGMSVDEVKKIAEGHFYSGLDGKEIGLVDEIGGLLAAIEIAKQKAGLTEEDEYEIVEIPKYKGLIDLGLPSLPYAIEAEMDPVITFIKLLNKHRGKPLVIMEPGSYPVVE